The DNA region ATCGCCATCTGTGGTGAACTGTTTTTTGTCTATCTTGCCCGCCAGCTGCACGGCTCGGCCCTCGAAACCATCAGCCATCAGGCCGAGAAGGACACGCTGATCGCCGAGCTGGAAGAGGCGCGGCAGATGTCGGACGAGGCGCGGCGTCATGCCGAGCAGGCCAATATCGCCAAGTCGCAATTTCTGGCCACCATGAGTCATGAGCTCCGCACTCCGCTCAATGCCATTATCGGCTTTTCCGAAGTGCTGAAATCGGAGCTACTGGGACCCCATCAGGTGCCGCAATACAAGGAATATGCCGGGGACATCCACGGCAGCGGCCAGCATCTGCTAAACCTCATCAACGAGTTGCTCGACCTCAGCCGCATCGAGGCGGGCAAATATGAGCTCAACGAAGAAGTGGTGTCACTCGTCGACATCGCCGAAGACTGCCGCCGCATGATGGAACTGCGCGCCAAGTCCAAGGGGATCGAGTTGATCTACAATGCCAGCAACAACCTCCCGCGGTTGTGGGGCGACGAGCGCGCCATCCGCCAGGTGGTGCTGAACCTTTTGAGCAATGCCATCAAGTTCACGCCCCAGCACGGCAAGGTGACGCTGGTGGTGACACGCAGCGCCGATGGCGGGCAGCTGATCTCGGTCAAGGACAATGGCCCCGGCATTCCCGAAGAAGAGATCCAGACGGTCCTTTCCTCATTCGGACAGGGTTCGCTGGCGCAAAAGACCGCCGAACAGGGCGCCGGACTCGGGCTGCCGATCGTGCAGAAGATCATGGAACTGCACCAGGGCCGGTTCGACCTCTTCTCCAAGCTGCGCTTTGGCACCGAGGTGATCGCCACCTTCCCCCGCGCCCGCGTCATGGATGCGCTGGCGCCGGTGGTGGAAAAGCGCAACCGTCTCGAGATTTATTCGGAAGCTGGCTAGTCGGCCTTGCCGCTCACGGCAGCACTCTCGAAGGTCGCCATGTTGGTGTGGAGGTGCAGGGCCGTCTTGGCCAGCACTGCCGCCAAGGCGGCGCCACTCCCCTCACCCAGGCGCATACCAAGATCGAGCAGGCCTTTTTGATCCATGGCGGCCAGGGCGCGGGCATGGCCCGCCTCCGCCGAGACGTGAGCGAACAGACAGTGATCGATGGCGGCCGGATTGACCGCATGAGCGATGGCGGCAGCGGCCGTGGCAACAAAGCCATCGACGATCACCGGCACCTTCTGGTGACGGGCGGCGATCAGCGCGCCGAGCATGGCGGCGATTTCGCGGCCCCCGACGCGGGCGAGAATCGCCAGCGGATGGTCGAGGGCACCAGCATGGAAGGCGAGAGCCCGGTCGACTGCATCG from Devosia sp. RR2S18 includes:
- a CDS encoding sensor histidine kinase gives rise to the protein MGRDSKRAAQKTVLDARQKLTSSSGTRADFDYELMHDYADTRLAASVPLAAIVVILSVVASLWVPVVFTTIWAGMVLLSLLVVALVARRFKAADSSKFNAAQWTASFVASETVHGIAWSTIALFSLLAPTDTLTPLMFAMVLVSVASNAFATKSLPHATLMSTMPVTATVSANLLVIGGTLNYTLAAIAICGELFFVYLARQLHGSALETISHQAEKDTLIAELEEARQMSDEARRHAEQANIAKSQFLATMSHELRTPLNAIIGFSEVLKSELLGPHQVPQYKEYAGDIHGSGQHLLNLINELLDLSRIEAGKYELNEEVVSLVDIAEDCRRMMELRAKSKGIELIYNASNNLPRLWGDERAIRQVVLNLLSNAIKFTPQHGKVTLVVTRSADGGQLISVKDNGPGIPEEEIQTVLSSFGQGSLAQKTAEQGAGLGLPIVQKIMELHQGRFDLFSKLRFGTEVIATFPRARVMDALAPVVEKRNRLEIYSEAG